The bacterium genome contains the following window.
TACTGGAACGAGCACCGCAAGGGCACGTACGTGTGCGCCGGCTGCGGCCTCGAGCTGTTCTCGTCGGCGCACAAGTTCGACTCCGGCACCGGCTGGCCGAGCTACTGGCAGCCCGCGGTCGAGAGCCACGTGGTGCGCACCGCCGACGGCAGCTTCGGCATGCAGCGGGTGGCGCTCGAATGCGCGCGCTGCGGCGGGCACCTCGGGCACGTGTTCGACGACGGCCCCCGGCCGACGGGCCTGCGCTACTGCATCAACTCCGCCGCGCTCAGGTTCGTGCCGGCGAAGTGACCGG
Protein-coding sequences here:
- the msrB gene encoding peptide-methionine (R)-S-oxide reductase MsrB, which codes for MNLSRFAAPLLLALVTTTAGATAPEPIGHVTHTEAEWRRLLTPGQFDVLRRAGTERAFTGAYWNEHRKGTYVCAGCGLELFSSAHKFDSGTGWPSYWQPAVESHVVRTADGSFGMQRVALECARCGGHLGHVFDDGPRPTGLRYCINSAALRFVPAK